In Flavobacterium gelatinilyticum, a genomic segment contains:
- a CDS encoding thiopeptide-type bacteriocin biosynthesis protein, which yields MQRDFCLGSEWLYYKIYTGVKTADYILLEKLQPIISNLESKKIIQKWFFIRYKDPEEHIRIRFLVKNQKKLSSVIQAFYPIFEELLEQNLVWNIQTDTYKREIERYGKTTMIDSEFFFWKDSKMALQYIKAIPSFKTKETPLLFSFYAIDSFLNSFQLSIQEKLSLMDDLQNSFKIEFETDKQQKKEMSKSYASLYPQMNTLLTAASKNNFTEITKIVNQKSRQTAKKALEIKIKNEIPLKSLLASHIHMMTNRQYTSKQRMYELIIYDYLFKYYKAKSFSTSSVLL from the coding sequence ATGCAAAGAGATTTTTGTTTGGGCAGCGAATGGCTGTATTATAAAATTTATACAGGTGTAAAAACAGCTGATTATATTTTACTAGAAAAATTACAGCCCATTATTTCAAATCTTGAAAGTAAAAAAATCATTCAAAAATGGTTTTTCATTCGATATAAAGATCCAGAAGAACATATTCGTATTCGGTTTTTAGTAAAAAACCAAAAAAAACTGTCCTCAGTTATTCAAGCTTTCTATCCAATTTTTGAAGAACTTTTAGAGCAAAATTTAGTTTGGAATATACAAACCGACACGTATAAAAGAGAAATAGAACGATATGGCAAAACTACGATGATTGATTCTGAATTCTTTTTTTGGAAAGACAGTAAAATGGCTTTGCAATATATTAAAGCTATACCAAGTTTTAAGACAAAAGAGACACCATTATTATTTAGTTTTTATGCTATTGATTCCTTTTTAAATTCGTTTCAACTATCGATTCAAGAAAAATTATCTTTGATGGATGATTTGCAAAATTCTTTTAAAATAGAATTTGAAACCGACAAGCAACAAAAAAAGGAAATGTCTAAAAGTTATGCTTCATTATATCCGCAAATGAATACTCTTTTGACTGCAGCTTCAAAAAACAATTTTACAGAAATAACGAAGATTGTAAATCAAAAATCAAGACAAACAGCAAAAAAAGCTTTAGAAATTAAAATTAAAAACGAAATTCCTTTAAAATCTCTTTTAGCTAGTCACATACATATGATGACTAACAGGCAGTATACTTCTAAACAAAGAATGTATGAGTTAATCATTTATGATTATTTATTTAAATATTATAAAGCAAAAAGTTTTAGTACTTCTTCTGTTTTACTATAG
- a CDS encoding cation:proton antiporter, which yields MLLSIHHITFPIEDPLLKFLLELIIILCIPLLLNKIKVPHLLGLLIAGAVVGPNGFHILSRDSSVVVTGTTGLLYIMFLAGLEINMGDFKKNKWKSITFSIYTFAVPFLLGLVGGYYILGFNILTCVLFASLFSSHTLIVYPMVSSLGITRNLAVNITVGGTMITDVLSLVVLAVVVGMSQGEVGSSFWIKLSISMVLFGVIVLMLFPIIGRWFFKNVQDKISQYIFVLVMIYMAALLAELAGIEAIIGAFFAGLALNRLIPHTSSLMNRVEFVGNAIFIPFFLISVGMLIDFNAFFKSWETLGVAVIMLIASIGGKYLAAVATQKTFRFTDDEGKLIFGLSAASAAATLASVMVGYNIILSENEAGEPIRLLNEHVLNGSILLILISCTISSFVSMASAQRIAEKEKESTVSGESEEKDKILLALNHESTVEKMVNLGLLIKTKSHHINIYALNVISESKNESSAKNAEILLDKTVKMGAASDTNIIPITRHDHDVVSGINNVIKEQQISDLVVGLENDKGFSASFIYNLYKGYLQNKQSNVLIYHAAQPIATVKSYTVLIPANAEKEPGFFHSLLRVWNISKNSGAQMLFYSNDNTAKILKRICDKDNIEAKFNLITSWQQAQTAAEDINENEGLIILMADKGMKSYFEQMREVPEFLNRNMRNNNYILIYPYRTLNETALEKRSVTNHDDFTEIGKMISKVFK from the coding sequence ATGTTATTAAGTATACATCATATCACCTTTCCTATTGAAGATCCTCTATTGAAATTTCTTTTAGAGCTGATCATTATTCTATGCATCCCGCTTCTGCTCAACAAGATCAAAGTACCGCATCTTTTAGGGCTTTTAATTGCAGGGGCTGTAGTAGGGCCTAATGGCTTCCATATTCTCTCCAGAGACAGCAGTGTGGTGGTTACCGGCACAACAGGACTTTTATATATCATGTTCCTTGCAGGACTGGAGATTAACATGGGAGATTTTAAAAAGAATAAATGGAAAAGTATCACTTTTTCCATCTATACTTTTGCCGTGCCGTTTCTACTGGGGCTGGTTGGAGGCTATTACATACTGGGTTTTAATATCCTTACCTGCGTTCTTTTTGCCAGCCTGTTCTCCTCCCATACGCTGATTGTGTATCCGATGGTCAGCTCACTTGGTATTACCCGAAATCTGGCTGTAAATATCACCGTTGGAGGAACAATGATAACCGATGTTCTTTCTTTAGTAGTTCTGGCTGTGGTAGTCGGCATGTCACAAGGAGAAGTGGGATCATCTTTTTGGATCAAACTCTCTATATCGATGGTGCTTTTTGGTGTTATTGTATTAATGCTGTTTCCAATTATAGGCCGCTGGTTTTTTAAGAATGTTCAGGATAAAATATCACAATATATCTTTGTTCTCGTTATGATCTATATGGCCGCGCTTCTGGCTGAATTGGCGGGTATTGAAGCCATTATCGGCGCCTTTTTTGCGGGATTGGCACTCAACAGACTTATACCCCACACCTCTTCTTTGATGAACCGGGTGGAATTTGTCGGCAATGCTATATTTATTCCGTTCTTTCTTATCAGCGTGGGAATGCTTATTGACTTTAATGCCTTCTTCAAAAGCTGGGAAACGCTAGGCGTGGCCGTAATAATGCTTATAGCCTCAATTGGCGGGAAATACCTTGCCGCCGTTGCAACGCAGAAAACTTTTCGTTTTACAGATGATGAAGGAAAATTGATATTTGGACTGAGCGCCGCATCTGCAGCCGCTACATTGGCCTCCGTAATGGTTGGTTATAACATTATACTCTCCGAAAATGAAGCAGGAGAACCTATAAGATTATTAAATGAACATGTGTTGAACGGAAGCATACTTCTTATCCTTATCTCCTGCACCATATCTTCTTTTGTTTCAATGGCATCCGCCCAGCGAATAGCCGAAAAAGAAAAAGAAAGTACCGTGTCAGGCGAAAGCGAAGAAAAAGATAAAATCCTGCTAGCTCTTAACCATGAAAGCACCGTTGAGAAAATGGTAAATCTTGGACTGCTGATAAAGACCAAGTCCCATCATATCAACATATATGCCCTGAACGTCATCAGTGAAAGTAAAAATGAATCATCAGCCAAAAATGCTGAAATCCTTTTAGATAAAACTGTAAAAATGGGTGCGGCATCCGATACAAATATCATTCCCATAACAAGACATGATCACGATGTGGTCTCGGGAATCAATAATGTGATTAAGGAACAGCAGATTTCCGATCTGGTAGTGGGTCTTGAAAACGACAAGGGATTTTCTGCATCTTTTATCTACAATTTATACAAAGGCTATCTTCAGAATAAACAGAGCAATGTTTTGATTTACCACGCAGCGCAGCCTATCGCAACAGTCAAAAGCTATACGGTGCTCATACCTGCAAATGCAGAAAAGGAACCCGGATTTTTTCATTCCCTGCTAAGGGTCTGGAACATCAGTAAAAATTCGGGTGCTCAAATGCTATTTTATTCCAATGATAATACAGCCAAAATTCTAAAAAGAATCTGCGACAAAGACAATATTGAAGCCAAATTCAATCTAATTACTTCATGGCAGCAGGCCCAGACTGCTGCTGAAGACATAAATGAAAATGAAGGTCTGATTATCCTGATGGCTGACAAAGGCATGAAATCCTACTTTGAGCAGATGAGAGAAGTTCCTGAATTCCTGAACAGAAATATGAGAAATAATAATTACATCTTAATTTATCCTTACAGAACATTAAATGAAACAGCACTAGAGAAACGCTCTGTGACTAATCATGATGACTTTACTGAAATTGGGAAAATGATTTCTAAAGTTTTCAAATAA
- a CDS encoding OmpA family protein: MKFKKILFTLFLSLLFFSASAQKALLLQAEKEYNNYAYADAITIYEKLAAKGYEDEKMFQRLGNAYYFNADLPKAAGWYDKLFALNAKQDPEYCYRYSQSLKSIGDYAKADKMLDEFNKKTNTDSRGILFENNKNYLEQIKLNSGRYEVSIANVNSEQSDFGSTFLNNNLVFSSARKIGKKEGKTFKWTNKSFTNLYIAAIKPDGNAYNPSLLNKEINSKFNESTPVFTKDGKTMYFTRNNFLDGKRGKDDKNITLLKLYKASLVDGKWTNITELPFNSDKYSTAHPALSLDEKKLYFASDMPGTKGQSDLYSVTINADETFGKPENLGAAINTEGRETFPFISGDNELYFATDGRPGLGGLDIFVSKILENGTFDQVQNIGEPINTKFDDFAYIIDSNTRKGYFSSNKKGGVGNDDIYKFTETKKLVCERTLTGTIFDSKANEVIEGAKITLFDENNQLLEEVTTGADGVYNFKVNCSKKYTVKVERKMYPAKESAIAISTGLDSKLDFTLEREKIPVVEIPQIKTIKVGTDLAKTLNISMIYFDLGKWAITDAAAAELEKILAVMQEYPKMKLDIRSHTDSRSSAKSNLVLSDKRAKSIAAWLVEKGITADRLKGKGYGESKLLNRCKDGVKCSEEEHLKNRRSEFLISSM; encoded by the coding sequence ATGAAATTTAAGAAAATACTATTTACCCTTTTTTTGTCACTGCTCTTTTTTAGCGCATCGGCACAAAAAGCACTTTTGCTTCAGGCAGAAAAAGAATATAATAATTATGCTTACGCAGATGCTATAACGATATACGAAAAGCTTGCAGCGAAAGGATACGAAGATGAAAAAATGTTTCAGAGATTAGGAAACGCTTACTATTTCAACGCCGATCTGCCAAAAGCTGCCGGCTGGTACGATAAACTTTTTGCACTCAATGCAAAGCAGGACCCGGAATATTGCTATCGTTATTCACAATCCCTTAAATCGATTGGAGATTATGCTAAAGCAGATAAAATGCTGGATGAATTCAATAAAAAAACAAATACTGACAGCAGAGGAATTTTGTTCGAGAACAATAAAAATTACCTTGAACAAATCAAATTGAATTCAGGCAGATATGAAGTTTCTATTGCGAATGTTAATTCAGAACAATCTGATTTTGGAAGTACATTTTTAAATAACAATTTAGTTTTTAGTTCAGCCCGAAAAATTGGAAAGAAAGAAGGAAAAACATTTAAATGGACCAATAAATCGTTTACAAACTTGTACATAGCAGCTATTAAACCAGATGGAAACGCATACAATCCTTCTTTGCTGAATAAAGAGATCAATTCTAAATTCAATGAATCGACTCCTGTATTTACAAAAGATGGTAAAACGATGTATTTTACCCGTAATAATTTTCTGGATGGAAAACGCGGTAAAGACGATAAAAACATCACCTTATTAAAATTGTACAAAGCCAGTCTGGTTGACGGAAAATGGACTAATATTACCGAATTGCCATTTAACAGTGATAAATACAGTACAGCTCATCCGGCCTTAAGTTTAGACGAAAAAAAGTTGTATTTTGCTTCAGATATGCCCGGAACCAAAGGGCAGTCTGATTTGTATTCTGTAACCATAAATGCAGACGAAACATTTGGAAAACCTGAAAACCTGGGAGCTGCAATTAACACCGAAGGAAGAGAAACTTTCCCGTTTATTTCAGGAGATAACGAATTGTATTTTGCCACCGATGGACGCCCGGGACTTGGAGGACTAGATATTTTTGTTTCCAAAATTCTTGAAAACGGAACATTCGATCAGGTTCAGAATATCGGAGAACCCATCAATACTAAATTTGATGATTTCGCTTATATTATCGACAGTAATACCAGAAAAGGGTATTTTTCTTCAAATAAAAAAGGCGGAGTAGGGAATGATGATATTTATAAATTTACCGAAACAAAGAAGCTGGTTTGCGAAAGAACCTTAACCGGAACTATTTTCGACAGTAAAGCAAACGAAGTTATCGAAGGAGCCAAAATTACCCTGTTTGATGAAAATAATCAATTGTTGGAAGAAGTAACAACCGGAGCAGACGGAGTTTATAATTTTAAAGTAAACTGCAGCAAAAAATATACAGTTAAAGTCGAAAGAAAAATGTATCCTGCAAAAGAAAGTGCCATTGCAATTTCAACAGGACTGGATAGCAAATTAGATTTTACATTAGAAAGAGAAAAAATCCCTGTAGTAGAAATTCCTCAAATAAAAACGATCAAAGTAGGAACTGATTTAGCAAAAACGCTGAACATTTCTATGATTTATTTTGATTTAGGAAAATGGGCCATAACGGATGCCGCTGCGGCCGAGTTGGAAAAGATTCTGGCCGTAATGCAGGAATATCCAAAAATGAAATTAGATATCCGCTCTCACACTGACAGCCGATCTTCGGCAAAATCGAATCTGGTTTTATCCGATAAAAGAGCAAAATCAATCGCAGCCTGGCTCGTAGAAAAAGGAATCACAGCCGACCGTCTAAAAGGAAAAGGATACGGCGAAAGCAAACTCCTTAACAGATGCAAAGACGGGGTAAAATGTTCTGAAGAAGAGCATTTAAAAAACCGAAGAAGCGAATTCCTGATTTCATCGATGTAA